A genomic window from Lycium barbarum isolate Lr01 chromosome 4, ASM1917538v2, whole genome shotgun sequence includes:
- the LOC132636116 gene encoding uncharacterized protein LOC132636116, which produces MEKIRKASHAGSWYTDDPQELVEQLDGWLRAAGLAKFSDARGVIAPHAGYSYSGRAAAYAFGNIDPTNISRIFLLGPSHHYYTPKCALSRATVYKTPIGDLPIDEEVNDELKATGKFEYMDLRVDEAEHSMEMHLPYLAKVFQGYQVKIVPILVGALSAESEALYGRLLAKYLDDSKNFFSVSSDFCHWGSRFNYMHYDKSHGAIYKSIEALDKMGMDIIETGDPDAFKQYLSETDNTICGRHPISVFLHMLKNSSTKIKIRFLRYEQSSQCKSTRDSSVSYASAVGKVDA; this is translated from the exons ATGGAGAAAATAAGGAAAGCATCTCATGCTGGTTCTTGGTACACTGATGATC CCCAAGAACTAGTAGAACAGCTTGATGGCTGGCTGAGAGCTGCTGGCTTAGCAAAGTTTTCTGATGCACGAGGTGTAATTGCACC TCATGCAGGTTATTCATATTCTGGTCGTGCAGCAGCTTATGCATTTGGGAACATAGATCCGACCAACAT TTCTCGGATATTTCTACTTGGTCCATCTCACCACTATTATACTCCAAAATGTGCACTTTCACGAGCTACAGTTTACAAGACTCCTATAGGAGATTTACCTATTGATGAAGAAG TAAATGACGAGCTAAAAGCTACGGGGAAATTTGAATACATGGATCTTCGAGTTGATGAAGCTGAACATAGCATGGAAATGCACCTACCATATCTTGCTAAAGTTTTCCAAGG GTATCAAGTGAAAATTGTGCCCATTTTGGTTGGGGCTCTTAGTGCTGAAAGTGAAGCCCTTTATGGACGGTTACTCGCAAAATATCTGGATGACTCAAAGAATTTCTTCTCGGTGTCTTCGGATTTTTGTCATTGGGGATCAAG GTTCAACTACATGCATTATGACAAAAGCCATGGAGCTATTTACAAATCTATTGAGGCCTTGGATAAAATGGGTATGGATATTATAGAAACAGGAGACCCAGATGCATTCAAACAGTACCTGTCGGAGACTGACAACACCATTTGTGGACGCCATCCAATTAGCGTTTTTCTCCAT ATGTTGAAAAACTCATCTACTAAGATAAAGATTAGATTCCTTCGATATGAACAATCGAGCCAGTGCAAATCTACAAGGGACAGCAGTGTAAGCTATGCATCTGCAGTGGGAAAAGTTGATGCTTGA